The following are encoded in a window of Lichenicola cladoniae genomic DNA:
- a CDS encoding acetyl-CoA carboxylase carboxyltransferase subunit alpha, with protein MRQFLDFEKPIAELENKINELRQMSLSSTDPDHPQGEAGGLSIADEVTKLEEKAEKQLRATYVKLTPWQKVQVARHAQRPHALDYISALITDYMPLAGDRAFAEDEAVVGGLGRFEGRSVVVIGTERGSDLDTRLRHNFGMARPEGYRKAVRLIDLASRFRLPILTFIDTPGAFPGIDAEARGQAEAIARSIDACLSAPVPILATVIGEGGSGGAIALAAGDRVFMLEHAIYSVITPEACSSILWRDTTQATVAAEALRLTAQDLKQFKLIDEIIQEPLGGAQRDPKLAIESVRHALAAALPGLCLLDPAALKVQRRDKYLAMGRLGSN; from the coding sequence ATGCGCCAATTCCTCGATTTCGAAAAGCCCATCGCCGAGCTCGAGAACAAGATCAACGAGCTTCGGCAGATGTCCCTGTCCTCCACCGATCCGGATCACCCGCAGGGTGAAGCTGGCGGCCTGTCGATCGCCGACGAGGTCACCAAGCTCGAGGAAAAGGCCGAGAAGCAGCTTCGGGCAACGTACGTGAAGCTGACCCCTTGGCAGAAGGTCCAGGTGGCGCGCCATGCGCAGCGGCCGCATGCGCTCGACTACATCAGCGCCCTGATCACCGACTACATGCCGCTGGCCGGCGACCGCGCCTTCGCCGAGGACGAGGCCGTGGTCGGCGGGCTGGGCCGGTTCGAAGGCCGTTCGGTGGTGGTCATCGGCACCGAGCGCGGGTCCGACCTCGACACCAGGCTGCGGCATAATTTCGGCATGGCCCGGCCGGAGGGTTACCGCAAGGCGGTCAGGCTGATCGATCTCGCCAGCCGGTTCCGGCTGCCGATCCTGACCTTCATCGACACGCCCGGCGCGTTCCCCGGAATCGATGCCGAGGCGCGCGGCCAGGCCGAGGCGATCGCCCGGTCGATCGATGCCTGCCTGTCCGCACCGGTGCCGATCCTGGCGACGGTGATCGGCGAGGGCGGTTCCGGCGGCGCCATCGCGCTGGCAGCCGGCGACCGGGTGTTCATGCTGGAACATGCGATCTACTCGGTGATCACGCCCGAGGCATGCTCCTCGATTCTCTGGCGCGACACCACGCAGGCAACGGTGGCAGCGGAAGCGCTGCGGCTGACCGCGCAGGACCTCAAGCAGTTCAAGCTGATCGACGAGATCATCCAGGAGCCGCTCGGCGGCGCCCAACGTGACCCCAAGCTCGCCATCGAGTCTGTCCGTCATGCGCTCGCGGCCGCACTGCCGGGCCTGTGCCTGCTCGATCCGGCGGCCCTCAAGGTGCAGCGCCGGGACAAGTATCTGGCGATGGGGCGGCTGGGGTCGAACTGA
- a CDS encoding HAD family acid phosphatase: MKCGLAALLVAGLFGIQAAHADPARTVIAPSPASWTQPANIGRLELQATAYHDGAYLRDFAAVDDQVAAWLRAQAPRVSKPALVLDIDETALSNWEEIKANGFGFFSGGSCDHLPQGPCGFTAWQRESRATALAPTLDLVAIARTLGVAVFFITGRHDPAKADTAANLLRAGYHDWAGLSLEPEGSHFASAVDFKAPVRATIEARGYTILATVGDQRSDLLGGHAMRGFLLPNPFYFIP, from the coding sequence GTGAAATGCGGACTCGCGGCGCTTCTCGTCGCGGGCCTGTTCGGCATCCAGGCTGCTCACGCCGATCCGGCACGGACGGTGATCGCGCCCTCGCCGGCAAGCTGGACCCAGCCCGCGAACATCGGCCGGCTCGAACTGCAGGCGACCGCCTATCACGATGGCGCCTACCTGCGAGACTTCGCCGCTGTCGACGACCAGGTCGCCGCGTGGCTCCGGGCCCAGGCGCCGCGCGTCTCGAAGCCCGCGCTGGTGCTCGACATCGACGAAACCGCCTTGTCCAACTGGGAGGAAATCAAGGCGAACGGGTTCGGCTTCTTTTCCGGCGGCAGTTGCGACCATCTGCCGCAGGGTCCGTGCGGCTTCACCGCCTGGCAGCGCGAGAGCAGGGCAACGGCACTGGCTCCGACGCTGGACCTGGTCGCGATCGCCCGCACACTCGGGGTCGCCGTGTTCTTCATCACCGGGCGTCACGATCCGGCCAAGGCCGATACTGCCGCGAACCTGCTGCGCGCCGGCTATCATGACTGGGCCGGCCTGTCGCTCGAACCGGAAGGTAGCCATTTCGCGTCCGCGGTCGACTTCAAGGCGCCGGTCCGGGCCACGATCGAGGCGCGCGGCTACACCATACTCGCGACTGTCGGAGACCAGCGTTCGGACCTGCTCGGCGGCCACGCGATGCGCGGCTTCCTGCTGCCGAACCCGTTCTACTTCATTCCGTAG
- a CDS encoding phospholipase D-like domain-containing protein: MSRTARALLLVAPLLAGTRAAADTSPSFRIVESVPEASIYGEPGVARTQDVWLEMIRHARHSIDIAAFYVADKPGHALAPVLDALVERARAGVAVRLLVEKSFMKDTGPSTARLQGVPNLTIEILPTGQLTGGVLHAKYMIVDATQVFVGSQNWDWRALEEIHEIGAEITDARFARSFEAAFEELWTLGADPDLPKAQKRSVLPPDFAPVTSADPVVLDRAGDDPLVAFPAFSPPPMVPAWLTSEEPALIEMIHAARHTVRIQVMTLSAIHSYGPKGFWPGLDTAFRDAAARGVSVEIIVADWALHEPMQSYLKSLAVFPGITVKFSSIPQAPSGFIPYARVEHCKYAVADDDSVYVGTGNWEWSYFATTVDASVFVHGKGPAATLTRIFERDWTSPNVTRISAGTTYTPPRTQ, encoded by the coding sequence TTGAGCCGGACCGCACGGGCCCTGCTGCTGGTGGCGCCGCTGCTGGCCGGCACCCGGGCCGCCGCCGACACGTCGCCGTCGTTCCGGATCGTCGAGAGCGTTCCGGAGGCCAGCATCTACGGCGAACCCGGCGTGGCGCGGACCCAGGACGTATGGCTCGAGATGATCCGGCATGCCCGGCATTCGATCGACATCGCGGCCTTCTACGTCGCCGACAAACCGGGTCATGCGCTGGCACCGGTGCTCGATGCGCTGGTCGAGCGGGCCCGCGCCGGCGTGGCGGTCAGGCTGCTGGTCGAGAAATCCTTCATGAAGGATACCGGCCCCAGCACCGCGCGACTGCAGGGCGTGCCGAACCTCACCATCGAGATCCTGCCGACCGGCCAGCTCACCGGCGGGGTGCTGCATGCCAAATACATGATCGTCGATGCGACCCAGGTGTTCGTCGGCAGCCAGAACTGGGATTGGCGCGCGCTCGAGGAAATCCATGAGATCGGTGCCGAGATCACCGACGCGCGGTTTGCCCGCAGCTTCGAGGCGGCGTTCGAGGAGCTCTGGACACTCGGCGCCGATCCCGACCTGCCGAAGGCGCAGAAACGGTCCGTGCTGCCGCCCGACTTCGCGCCGGTCACCAGCGCCGATCCGGTCGTTCTCGATCGCGCCGGCGACGATCCGCTGGTCGCCTTCCCGGCGTTCAGCCCGCCGCCGATGGTCCCCGCCTGGCTGACATCGGAGGAACCGGCGCTGATCGAGATGATCCATGCCGCGCGTCACACCGTGCGTATTCAGGTGATGACGCTCAGCGCGATCCACTCGTACGGGCCGAAAGGCTTCTGGCCCGGACTGGACACCGCATTCCGCGACGCGGCAGCACGGGGCGTGTCGGTGGAGATCATCGTCGCCGACTGGGCGCTGCACGAGCCGATGCAGTCCTACCTGAAGAGCCTGGCGGTCTTTCCCGGCATCACCGTGAAGTTCAGCAGCATTCCGCAGGCGCCGTCCGGCTTCATCCCGTATGCGCGGGTCGAGCACTGCAAGTATGCCGTGGCGGACGATGACAGCGTCTATGTCGGCACCGGCAACTGGGAATGGAGCTACTTCGCCACGACCGTGGACGCCTCGGTGTTCGTGCACGGCAAAGGCCCGGCCGCGACCCTGACCCGCATTTTCGAACGAGATTGGACGAGCCCGAACGTGACCCGGATCTCCGCCGGAACCACCTACACGCCGCCCCGTACCCAATGA
- a CDS encoding competence/damage-inducible protein A, whose amino-acid sequence MTNPTACIIVIGNEILSGRTQDVNVQFLATRLGSMGIGLREVRVIPDIARTIIETVNELRARFDHVFTTGGIGPTHDDITSSCVAEAFGVPWEQHEPSMTLLAAHFEPGQFNAARQRMATLPRGAVPIENPISVAPGFSIGNVHVMAGVPRIMRAMFDSLAPSLGGGTPVRSTTVHAERLAEGALAAGLERIQDAHPDLDVGSYPYERPDGRRGVALLAKGTDDASLSAARAEIVALIVSLDRTPIDGEPPA is encoded by the coding sequence ATGACGAACCCCACCGCCTGTATCATTGTCATCGGAAACGAGATCCTGTCCGGACGGACCCAGGACGTGAACGTCCAGTTCCTGGCGACGCGGCTGGGCTCGATGGGGATCGGGCTGCGCGAGGTCAGGGTGATTCCCGACATCGCCCGCACCATCATCGAGACGGTGAACGAGCTTCGCGCCCGCTTCGACCACGTCTTCACCACCGGCGGCATCGGGCCGACCCATGACGACATCACCAGCTCCTGCGTCGCCGAGGCGTTCGGCGTGCCGTGGGAGCAGCATGAGCCGAGCATGACGCTTCTCGCCGCTCACTTCGAACCGGGCCAGTTCAACGCCGCCCGCCAGCGCATGGCGACGCTGCCACGGGGCGCGGTTCCGATCGAGAATCCGATCTCGGTGGCGCCCGGCTTCTCGATCGGCAACGTGCACGTCATGGCCGGCGTGCCGCGCATCATGCGCGCCATGTTCGACAGCCTGGCGCCGAGCCTCGGCGGAGGCACCCCGGTCCGCTCGACGACGGTGCATGCCGAGCGACTGGCCGAGGGCGCGCTGGCCGCGGGCCTGGAGCGGATCCAGGACGCCCACCCGGACCTCGATGTCGGGTCCTATCCCTACGAGCGCCCGGACGGACGACGCGGCGTCGCCCTGCTCGCCAAGGGCACCGACGACGCGTCGCTGTCGGCAGCGAGGGCGGAGATCGTGGCGCTGATCGTCAGTCTCGACCGCACGCCGATCGATGGAGAACCGCCCGCTTGA
- a CDS encoding SMP-30/gluconolactonase/LRE family protein produces MFPKPDCNWNLKAGLGEGPVWSEAEQALYFVDIVGCLIHRLKPGGSGDAQTSWVAPARVTFIVPVEGGGFLCGCEDGLRMFAPETGLFGPLHQVEADLGENRLNDGYVDEAGRLWFGTMHDPEQAETGALYRLQGFGDHPMPVLMDDGYTVSNGPTIDPALKRLYHSDSSKRRIYAFDIDADGGLGKRRLFAQLEHGYPDGMAVDVEGTLWVALYAGGGIARFRADGTRDGTIDMPCDNITKIVFGDDDRRTAYVTTARKGVAEDVLAAKPLAGRLFRFRVEVPGLKQNLFRA; encoded by the coding sequence ATGTTTCCCAAGCCCGACTGTAACTGGAACCTCAAGGCTGGACTGGGCGAGGGACCGGTCTGGTCCGAGGCCGAGCAGGCGCTGTATTTCGTGGATATCGTCGGCTGCCTGATCCATCGCCTGAAGCCCGGTGGCAGTGGCGATGCGCAGACGAGCTGGGTGGCGCCGGCGCGCGTCACCTTCATCGTGCCGGTCGAGGGCGGCGGCTTCCTCTGCGGCTGCGAGGATGGGCTCCGGATGTTCGCACCGGAGACCGGCCTGTTCGGTCCATTGCATCAGGTCGAGGCCGATCTCGGCGAGAACCGGCTCAACGACGGTTATGTGGACGAGGCCGGACGCCTCTGGTTCGGCACCATGCACGATCCCGAACAGGCCGAGACCGGCGCGCTGTACAGGCTGCAGGGGTTCGGCGACCACCCGATGCCGGTGCTGATGGATGACGGCTATACCGTCAGCAACGGCCCGACCATCGATCCCGCGCTGAAGCGCCTCTACCACAGCGACTCCTCGAAACGGCGGATCTACGCGTTCGATATCGATGCCGATGGCGGACTTGGGAAGCGGCGGCTGTTCGCCCAGCTCGAGCACGGCTATCCGGACGGCATGGCGGTGGATGTCGAAGGCACGCTGTGGGTGGCGTTGTATGCCGGTGGCGGGATCGCCCGGTTCCGTGCTGACGGCACCAGGGACGGAACGATCGACATGCCTTGCGACAACATCACCAAGATCGTGTTCGGCGACGATGATCGCCGGACCGCCTACGTGACGACCGCGCGCAAGGGTGTTGCTGAGGACGTGCTCGCGGCGAAACCACTGGCGGGCAGGTTGTTCCGGTTCCGGGTGGAGGTACCGGGCCTGAAGCAGAACCTGTTCAGGGCGTAG
- a CDS encoding alpha/beta hydrolase yields MTFKSASLDRARRLLFGSCAAVSLAGFAMPAFAAAQPPLLLPSPDPTANGNYQVAESEYRLPAAVDPLVDTTVVTEIWAEVYRPVDTAGKPHPLLVLLHGNHATCGHYVAGTIGRVDNNSQYTTTGTCPDGYVVVPNHLGYEYVATKLASLGYTVVSINANRGINAGAGVTDDRGLNLRRGRLVLRHLQLLAQWNQSGGAPNSLGYDVKGTIDFNHVGLMGHSRGGEGMLAAYNFYNDPGSTWPALIGTKVNFEALFELAPVDGQTSRTFVANNIPWTVLLPACDGDVSDLQGMKVYDRTLESYSETVPRKKSIYTVWGANHDFFNTQWQTSDSMGCSGADNTPIFDLPAANSTAQQTASTYAMMAMFRAYVGPNANPYWAGLLNPAFALPKPLAAVTSFERASSDSANLGETLPLDDFNTPGTSAAGFPDVISGATVSFGLVPNHDTTLQAAQINWTRPVANGVAPYAEINFASSGNGYDLLSSYKTLEFRIAQHCVTAAGVTFTCAAPDPLNTAAATDLSVAFVRPDGTLTRSLPLSAFANVHAPVGGFGQNLHPILQTVRLPGVLFADYPGEMVRGVRFIFDRSTSGAIWVTNVRVAKNLDALLPFSASGGGFTLASDRHSYQTSAASAAALPALAAGRIASIRRAASETSSVAGRVAATDVATAATDVEIEVASSQPIPVRDALLTLDVGGTPLTQSRFTSDGTTSHAVFTMPRAQFDALHDGAALTLVDGAESQGFGSLDKSVMQ; encoded by the coding sequence ATGACATTCAAATCCGCATCACTCGATAGAGCCCGTCGTCTGCTGTTCGGTTCCTGCGCGGCGGTATCGCTCGCAGGCTTTGCCATGCCGGCATTTGCAGCCGCACAGCCGCCGTTGCTGCTTCCGTCGCCCGACCCGACTGCGAACGGTAACTATCAAGTTGCGGAAAGCGAGTATCGTCTTCCTGCCGCAGTCGATCCCCTCGTCGATACGACGGTCGTCACCGAGATCTGGGCCGAGGTTTACCGTCCGGTCGACACCGCCGGCAAGCCGCACCCCCTGCTCGTGCTGCTGCATGGCAACCACGCGACCTGCGGCCATTATGTTGCCGGCACCATCGGACGCGTGGACAACAACTCGCAATATACCACCACCGGAACCTGTCCGGACGGCTATGTCGTCGTGCCCAATCATCTCGGGTACGAATACGTCGCAACGAAGCTCGCCTCGCTCGGCTACACGGTGGTGTCGATCAACGCCAACCGCGGCATCAATGCCGGTGCCGGCGTCACCGACGACCGCGGGCTCAACCTCAGGCGTGGTCGCCTGGTATTGCGCCACCTGCAACTGCTCGCGCAATGGAACCAGAGCGGCGGTGCCCCGAACTCCCTGGGCTACGACGTGAAAGGCACGATCGACTTCAACCATGTCGGCCTGATGGGTCATTCGCGCGGCGGCGAGGGCATGCTCGCGGCCTATAATTTCTATAATGATCCAGGCAGCACCTGGCCGGCCCTGATCGGCACCAAGGTCAATTTCGAAGCATTGTTCGAACTGGCGCCGGTCGATGGACAGACCAGCCGGACTTTCGTTGCGAACAATATTCCCTGGACGGTCCTGCTGCCGGCCTGTGACGGCGACGTCTCCGACCTTCAGGGCATGAAGGTCTATGATCGGACCCTCGAATCATACAGCGAGACTGTTCCGAGAAAGAAGTCGATCTATACAGTCTGGGGCGCGAACCACGACTTCTTCAACACCCAGTGGCAGACCTCGGACTCGATGGGTTGCAGCGGTGCCGACAACACCCCGATCTTCGATCTTCCTGCCGCCAACTCGACCGCGCAGCAGACCGCGTCGACGTATGCGATGATGGCGATGTTCCGTGCCTATGTCGGGCCGAATGCCAACCCGTACTGGGCGGGGCTGCTCAACCCGGCGTTCGCGCTGCCCAAGCCGCTGGCAGCCGTGACGAGCTTCGAACGTGCCTCGAGCGACTCCGCCAATCTCGGCGAGACCCTGCCGCTGGACGACTTCAACACGCCGGGGACCAGCGCCGCCGGATTTCCCGACGTGATCAGCGGCGCGACCGTGTCGTTCGGGCTGGTCCCCAATCATGACACCACGCTGCAGGCCGCGCAGATCAACTGGACCCGGCCTGTCGCCAACGGCGTGGCCCCTTATGCGGAGATCAACTTCGCAAGCAGCGGCAACGGCTATGACCTGCTCTCCAGCTACAAGACGCTCGAGTTCCGGATTGCCCAGCATTGCGTCACCGCAGCCGGGGTCACCTTCACCTGCGCCGCACCGGATCCGCTCAACACAGCAGCGGCGACCGATCTGTCCGTTGCCTTCGTGCGGCCCGATGGCACCCTGACCCGATCGCTGCCGCTGTCGGCGTTCGCCAACGTGCATGCGCCGGTGGGCGGGTTTGGACAGAACCTGCATCCGATTCTCCAGACGGTGCGCCTGCCCGGCGTATTATTCGCCGACTACCCGGGCGAGATGGTGCGAGGCGTCCGCTTCATCTTCGATCGCAGCACATCCGGGGCCATCTGGGTCACCAATGTCCGGGTGGCGAAGAACCTCGATGCACTGCTGCCGTTTTCGGCCAGCGGTGGCGGCTTCACGCTGGCATCGGACCGGCACTCCTATCAGACGAGCGCCGCGTCGGCCGCCGCGTTGCCAGCCCTCGCGGCCGGGCGCATCGCGTCGATCCGTCGCGCTGCGAGCGAGACGTCCAGCGTTGCTGGTCGTGTGGCTGCGACGGATGTGGCAACAGCGGCGACCGATGTCGAGATCGAGGTTGCCAGCAGCCAGCCGATCCCGGTCAGGGATGCGTTGCTAACGCTCGACGTCGGTGGCACTCCGCTGACCCAGAGCCGTTTTACGAGCGATGGCACGACGAGCCATGCCGTCTTCACCATGCCTCGCGCGCAGTTCGACGCCCTGCACGATGGTGCCGCATTGACCCTGGTGGATGGCGCTGAGTCGCAGGGTTTCGGAAGCCTGGACAAGAGCGTGATGCAGTAA
- a CDS encoding aldo/keto reductase, translating to MRINKLGRTGLFVSELCLGTMTFGGGEGIWSKIGALQQSDADRLVGRSLDAGINFLDTADVYSDGVSEQITGQALRNLNIARDDVVVATKAYGKTGNGPNGGGNSRLHILSAVKASLKRLQLDHIDLYQIHGFDPATPIEETVRALDILVQHGHVRYVGVSNWAAWQIVKALGISERHGLARFESLQAYYTVAGRDLEREIVPMLRSEDVGLMVWSPLAGGLLSGKYERDDRTAGEGRRVEFDFPPVERDRAFDCIDVMRPIAEQRGVSVAQIALSWLLHRRVVSSVIIGAKRIEQLDDNIAATAIELTEPEMDALDKVSILPAEYPGWMFERQAMRATQLAGAGRKTAR from the coding sequence ATGCGTATCAACAAACTGGGCCGGACCGGCCTGTTCGTTTCCGAACTCTGCCTCGGCACCATGACCTTCGGCGGCGGCGAGGGAATATGGAGCAAGATCGGGGCACTTCAGCAGTCGGATGCCGATCGCCTGGTCGGTCGGTCGCTCGATGCCGGCATCAACTTTCTGGACACCGCCGACGTGTATTCCGATGGCGTGTCGGAACAGATCACCGGCCAGGCACTGCGCAACCTCAATATCGCGCGCGACGATGTCGTGGTGGCGACCAAGGCCTACGGCAAGACCGGAAACGGCCCCAACGGCGGCGGCAACTCGCGGCTGCATATCCTGAGTGCGGTCAAGGCGAGTCTGAAGCGGCTGCAACTCGACCATATCGACCTGTACCAGATCCATGGCTTCGATCCGGCGACGCCGATCGAGGAAACCGTGCGGGCACTCGATATTCTCGTGCAGCACGGCCACGTGCGCTATGTCGGGGTGTCGAACTGGGCGGCGTGGCAGATCGTCAAGGCGCTGGGCATTTCCGAGCGTCATGGACTGGCCCGGTTCGAGAGCCTGCAGGCCTATTACACGGTTGCAGGCCGGGATCTCGAGCGCGAGATCGTGCCGATGCTGCGCAGCGAGGATGTCGGGCTGATGGTCTGGAGTCCGCTCGCCGGCGGACTGCTGAGCGGCAAGTATGAGCGTGACGACAGGACGGCCGGCGAGGGCAGGCGGGTCGAGTTCGATTTCCCGCCGGTCGAGCGCGACCGGGCGTTCGACTGTATCGACGTGATGCGGCCGATCGCCGAGCAGCGCGGCGTATCCGTGGCCCAGATTGCGTTGTCCTGGCTGCTGCACCGGCGCGTGGTCAGCAGCGTGATCATCGGCGCCAAGCGCATCGAGCAGCTCGACGACAATATCGCAGCGACCGCGATCGAGCTGACCGAGCCGGAAATGGACGCACTCGACAAGGTCAGCATCCTGCCCGCGGAGTATCCAGGCTGGATGTTCGAGAGACAGGCTATGCGCGCCACGCAACTTGCCGGAGCCGGCCGCAAGACCGCCCGCTAG
- a CDS encoding SDR family NAD(P)-dependent oxidoreductase, whose translation MSKLDGRVAIVTGASKGIGAGIALRLAADGASVVVNYARSADAAERIVTTITEAGGHATAIQADVSQPDEIKALFAKAIAAFGHVDILVNNAGIYEFGDLAGITPDSIDRQFGLNVKGLILATQAAAEAFPATGGVVVNISSGAGVTPIAQAQVYSATKGAVDSLTRSLALELGPRKIRVVGIAPGLVATEGTSGMGEEGAAPFVARTPLGRIGQPADIAATVSFIVSEDAGWVTGETLQVGGGLRL comes from the coding sequence ATGAGCAAGCTTGATGGTAGAGTGGCGATCGTCACCGGGGCGTCCAAAGGCATCGGCGCGGGGATCGCGCTGCGGCTGGCCGCCGACGGTGCGAGCGTCGTCGTCAATTACGCGCGGAGCGCGGATGCCGCCGAACGGATCGTGACGACGATCACCGAAGCTGGCGGCCATGCCACGGCGATACAGGCCGACGTGTCCCAGCCGGACGAGATCAAGGCGCTGTTCGCCAAGGCGATCGCAGCGTTCGGACATGTCGACATTCTCGTCAACAATGCCGGCATCTACGAATTCGGCGATCTGGCCGGCATCACGCCGGACTCGATCGACAGGCAGTTCGGGCTGAACGTCAAAGGCCTGATCCTCGCCACGCAGGCTGCGGCGGAGGCTTTCCCGGCGACTGGCGGCGTCGTGGTCAACATATCGTCGGGCGCCGGCGTCACGCCGATCGCGCAGGCGCAGGTCTACAGCGCGACCAAAGGCGCCGTCGACAGCCTGACGCGCTCGCTGGCGCTGGAGCTTGGGCCACGCAAGATCAGGGTGGTCGGGATTGCCCCTGGCCTCGTCGCCACGGAGGGCACAAGCGGCATGGGCGAGGAAGGGGCTGCCCCGTTCGTCGCCCGCACACCGCTCGGCCGTATCGGCCAGCCCGCCGATATCGCTGCCACGGTCTCGTTCATCGTGTCCGAGGACGCCGGTTGGGTCACCGGCGAAACACTGCAGGTCGGCGGCGGCCTGCGGCTCTAG
- a CDS encoding outer membrane beta-barrel protein has translation MLATGASARAQTAAQALSTGTPPASASVNGTAATATPAAAAPPKTWAEGITYGAQVEGGVTGNFDRPADGLNYGRLFDDKANTALLNSVQLTATRAIDPTLSTFDFGFMLQGTYGSDARYTHYLGEFGHVTNDRNQFSILQANVTMHAPVLFKGGIDFKLGQFATLIGYETIDPSTNPFYSHSYNFNFGPFEHTGLIAEAHISPTVDLYGEIDTGESTTFGSGDNNAEPAGLVGVGLNSLAGGKLTVLAFLHLGPEDATNAIGGAANSSMRYEGDVVATYKATDKLTLVAEAQWQHDDFYGADSYGLAGYASYALTPTLTANFRGEVYRDNAGFFVAAFPGNTDAYRGLNGLSTTAFGAGRQTYSEWTWGVSYKPVIPHVALLAFRPEIRWDKSFSGGHPYNALTNTGNFTLAADVILGF, from the coding sequence TTGCTTGCGACGGGCGCGTCGGCGCGCGCCCAGACTGCCGCACAGGCCCTCTCGACCGGCACGCCCCCCGCCTCGGCGAGCGTGAACGGGACGGCCGCGACCGCCACTCCCGCCGCTGCGGCGCCGCCGAAGACCTGGGCCGAGGGCATCACCTATGGTGCGCAGGTCGAGGGTGGCGTCACAGGCAACTTCGACCGTCCCGCGGACGGGCTGAATTATGGCCGCCTGTTCGACGACAAGGCCAATACCGCGCTGCTGAACTCGGTGCAGCTGACCGCCACGCGCGCCATCGATCCCACGCTGTCGACCTTCGATTTCGGCTTCATGCTGCAGGGCACCTACGGTTCCGACGCCCGCTACACCCACTATCTCGGCGAGTTCGGCCACGTCACCAACGATCGCAACCAGTTCAGCATCCTGCAGGCCAACGTCACCATGCATGCGCCGGTGCTGTTCAAGGGCGGCATCGACTTCAAGCTCGGCCAGTTCGCCACTCTGATCGGCTACGAGACCATCGATCCCAGCACCAACCCGTTCTACTCGCACTCGTACAACTTCAACTTCGGGCCGTTCGAGCATACCGGCCTGATCGCCGAGGCGCATATCAGCCCGACCGTGGACCTGTATGGCGAGATCGATACCGGCGAGAGCACCACCTTCGGCAGCGGCGACAACAATGCCGAGCCGGCTGGGCTGGTCGGCGTCGGGCTGAACAGCCTGGCCGGCGGCAAGCTGACCGTGCTGGCGTTCCTGCATCTCGGTCCGGAGGACGCCACCAACGCGATCGGCGGCGCGGCCAACAGCTCGATGCGCTACGAGGGCGACGTGGTCGCCACCTACAAGGCGACCGACAAGCTGACCCTGGTGGCCGAAGCCCAGTGGCAGCACGACGATTTCTACGGCGCGGACTCCTATGGCCTCGCCGGCTACGCGTCCTACGCGCTGACCCCGACGCTCACCGCCAACTTCCGCGGCGAGGTGTATCGCGACAATGCCGGCTTCTTCGTCGCGGCCTTCCCGGGCAACACCGATGCGTATCGCGGCCTGAACGGGCTGAGCACCACCGCGTTCGGCGCCGGGCGGCAGACCTACAGCGAGTGGACCTGGGGGGTCAGCTACAAGCCGGTGATCCCGCACGTGGCGCTGCTGGCGTTCCGGCCCGAGATCCGCTGGGACAAGTCGTTCAGCGGCGGCCACCCGTATAACGCCCTCACCAACACCGGAAACTTCACCCTCGCAGCCGACGTCATCCTCGGGTTCTAG
- a CDS encoding K(+)-transporting ATPase subunit F yields the protein MTLDLILAGAVSVGLLIYLGWALIRPEDF from the coding sequence ATGACGCTCGATCTGATCCTCGCCGGGGCCGTTTCGGTCGGCCTCCTGATCTATCTCGGATGGGCGCTGATTCGCCCTGAAGATTTCTGA